A segment of the Campylobacteraceae bacterium genome:
TTTTAAATTAGATCCTCTTGGAAAAAGAAGATTTAAAGAAGTTTGGTTATCAAAATAAAAGAATAAATTTAGGCAGAAGTATACTTCTGCCTATTTTTTTGTTTAATTTTCATAAAAAACGCTGTTAAAAGTACAATTTAAAAGATTGTAGTTTTAGTGGCGTAAAAAGAGGAGTATTTTTGTTAAGTTATATTATAAAAAGATTATTGTGGGCAATACCTACTTTATTAGGGGTATCATTATTGGTGTTTTCAATGGTACACATGGCACCAGGGGATCCTGCATTAGTAATGTTAGGTGAGCATGCAAGTGCACAAAGTGTTGCAGAGTTACGTGAGCAATTGGGATTAGATAAACCCCTTTATGAACAATATTTTATGTTTGTTACGAATGCCCTGCAAGGAGATTTTGGAACTACTTTGGGTTCTGGGGAGCCTGTAATTGATGAATTTATGGAGCGTTTCCCTGCAACAGTTGAATTAGCAGTTTTTTCTATGTTTTTTGCTGTAATTGTAGGACTATTTGCAGGAATTATTTCAGCAGTTAAGAGATACTCAATTTTTGATTATGCAGCTATGTCAACGGCACTTGCTGGTGTTTCTATGCCTGTTTTTTGGTTGGGTTTGATGCTAATATACTTTTTCTCAGTTGAATTAGGATGGTTACCTGTTTCTGGGCGTTTGGGTTATGAATTTGATATTGAAGGACCTACGGGATTATATTTAGTTGATTCTTTACTGATTAAAGATTATGATGCTTTTTGGGATGCTTTTAAACATCTGATTTTGCCTTCCATTGCTTTAGGAACCATTCCTATGGCAATTGTTGCTAGAATGACAAGAGCTTCTATGATTGAAGTTATGAAAGAAGATTATATTAGAACAGCACGTGCAAAAGGCTGTTCAAGAATGCAAGTTATTATGGTTCATGCTTTAAAAAATGCACTGTTACCAGTTCTTACTGTAATTGGTTTAATGGTTGGAACACTTTTCGCAGGAGCAATTTTAACGGAAACAACGTTTTCTTGGCCTGGAATTGGAAAATGGTTAATTAATGCAGTTAATCAAAGAGATTTTCCTATTATTCAATCGACTACTTTGATAATTGCTTCTATGTTTGTCATTGTTAATTTAATTGTTGATGTGCTTTATGCCGTTGTTAACCCAAGAATAAGGCTGTCATAATGAATGAAGAAAATAAAATATTAGAATTTTATAAACAATTTAGAAAAAATAAATCAGCTCTTGTTGGTTTATATATTGTTGTTGTATTAATATCGTGTGCATTATTTGCACCTTTTATAGCACCTTATGATCCTTTAATTCAAAATCTTGACAACAGATTAATTCCTCCTATGTGGACTGAACTAGGAAGTGCTGCACATATTTTAGGAACAGATGATTTTGGAAGAGATTTATTTTCAAGAGTAGTATATGGAGCTCGAATATCTTTAACCATTGGTGTGGTTTCTGTTAGTATTTCTTTAGTATTTGGTTTATTAATGGGAGCTACTGCTGGATATTTTGGTGGTTTGATTGATATTCTTATTATGAGAGTAGTAGATATTATGTTATCTATTCCTGCTATTTTATTAGCCATTGTTATTGTATCTATTTTAGGTCCTGATTTAATGAATGCTATGATTGCAATTGGTATTGTAGGAATTCCTACGTTTGCTAGAATTGTAAGAGCTTCAGTACTTGCTGAAAAAGAAAAAGAATATGTAATTGCTAGTCGCATTAATGGTTCAAGTTCTTTTAGATTAATAACAAAAGTTGTTTTACCAAACTGTACTACACCTATTATTGTACAAGCTTCTATGGGTTTTGCTTCAGCTGTATTAGAAGCAGCAGGTCTTTCGTTCTTAGGTCTTGGTGCACAACCTCCAACGCCAGAATGGGGGGCAATGTTGGCTGATTCTTTACAGTTTATTACAACTGCTTCATGGATGATTGTTTATCCTGGACTTGCAATATTCTTAACTGTTATGGGCTTTAATTTGGTTGGTGATGGTTTAATGGATGTTTTAGATCCAAAAATGAAGGACAGATAATGTTATTAAGTGTAAAAAATTTAAAAACACAGTTTTTTTCTGAAAAAGGAGTAAATACAGCAGTTGATAGTATTTCTTTTGATTTAGAAGAAGGTAAAACACTTTGTATCGTAGGGGAGAGTGGAAGCGGTAAATCTATGACTTCTTTATCTATTATGGGTTTAGTTGACGAACCAGGACGAGTAACTGCTGGTGAAATTCTATTTAAAGGCAGTGATTTACTTAAAAAAAGTGATGATGAAATGAGAGCTATCAGGGGAAAAGAAATAGCAATGATTTTTCAAGAGCCTATGACTTCTTTGAATCCTTCTTATACTGTAGGTTATCAAATCGATGAAGTATTGCGTTTACATAAAAAAGACTTAAATAAAGTACAGAGAAAAGAAAAAGTAATTGAACTTTTTAATCTTGTTGGAATTCCAATGCCAGAAGATAAATACAATGAATATCCTTTTAAACTAAGTGGGGGTCAAAGACAGCGAGTTATGATTGCAATGTCAATGGCTTGTGAACCCAAACTTTTAATAGCAGATGAACCAACAACTGCGTTAGATGTAACTATTCAAGCACAAGTTTTGGAGTTAATGAATGATTTAAAAAGAAAAAAAGGAACATCCATTTTATTCATTACTCATGATTTAGCTGTTGTTGCACAAATGGCAGATGAAGTAATTGTAATGTATAGAGGTCATGTGGTAGAACAAGCAAGTGTAAAAGAATTGTTTGACAACCCAAAACATCCTTATACAAAAGCACTATTAAATTCAATTCCAATACCTGGAAAAGTAAAAAGAAAATCAAGACTGGATACAGTGGATGAAAATGTTAATTATTTAGATTTTCCAAAGGAAATAAGATGAGTAAAGAGAAAATATTTGAAATTAAAAATTTAGAAAAAACCTATGCTATTTCTAAAGGTCTGTTTTCTTCTCCTCTGCTAATTAATGCGGTAAATAAAATTTCTTTTGATGTTTATAAAGGTGAGACGTATTCAATTGTAGGAGAGAGTGGTTGCGGAAAATCAACTACTGCTAAACTGCTTTTAAATATAGAACAGCCAAGTAGCGGACAAATATTTTTTAAAGGTAAGGATATATCTACATTTAATGATGCAGAGTGGAAAGAGTATAGAAAAAAAGTACAAATTATTTTTCAAGATCCTTATTCTTCTTTAAATCCAAGATGGACAGTTGGGAAAATCATTGCTGAACCTTTAGAATTAAATACAACTCTAAGTAAAAAAGAAATCGTTGCAGAAGTGTATGAAATTATGAAAAGAGTAGGGCTTGAAAAAGATTGGTATGATAGATACCCTCATCAATTTTCAGGGGGACAGCGGCAAAGAATTGGAATAGCTAGAGCTTTAGTTCTAAAACCTGAAGTTATTGTATGTGATGAACCCGTATCTGCTTTAGATGTATCTATTCAAGCACAAGTACTAAATTTACTTCTTGATTTACAAGAAGAATTTTCTTTAACCTACGTTTTTATTTCTCATGACTTATCTGTGGTTGAACACATTTCAGATAGGATTATGGTTATGTATTTTGGTGATATTGTTGAGTTATCAAGTGTAGAAGAGCTGTTTTCTAATCCCAAAGCGGACTATACAAAACGATTATTAGGAGCGATTCCAACAATATGAAAGAATTATATAAAGAACACTTAAGTAAAATATTGTCAGTATTGAATAAAACAATGCAGAAAAATGAATACGATGAAATTATATTGTATTCAGGTGAAGCCAAAACTATTTATTTGGATGATAATAAATATCCCTATAAGGTGTATACGAATTTTAAATATTTACTGCCCGTATTAAAAAATCCTCACTCTTTTATAAGGTATAAAAGAGATGAAAAACCAGAACTAATTGTTTTTCAAAAAGTTGATTATTGGGATTCTCAGCCTAAAGAACTAGAAGGGGAGTGGACAGAATTCTTTAATATTACATATTATCACTCTTTAGCTGATATGAAAAATGTTCTTCCCTCAAATCTTAAAAATACTGCTTTTTTAGGAGAAGAAATAAATCGTTTTAAAGATTTTTCTTTTAAATCCTTGAATGATTATTCTTTAATTCATGCCCTTCATTTCTCCCGTACCATTAAAAGTACTTATGAAGTAGAGTGTATGAGAAAAGCCAATAAACTGGCTTCAAAAGCACATAATGCTGCACGAACTGCTTTTTTAGAGGGGAAAAGTGAATTAGAAACGCATTTACTGTATTTAAAAGCTTTATCTTATAAAGAAGAAGAAGTTCCTTATACTAATATTGTTGCTTTTGATGAAAGTGCTGCAATATTACATTATGTTGATTATAAAACGCATGAATATGATGCTAAGTCTTTTCTTTTAGATGCAGGTGCTTCTTTTAGAGGATATCATGCTGATATTACAAGAACCCATGTAAAAAAAGGACATGAGTCTTTTTCTGACTTAATACAAGCAGTTGATGAGTCTTGTTTAAATATTATTTCTAAAATTAAAATAAACATGAATTATGAAGTACTTCAAGAACAAATGCATTTAGATACTGCTCAAATTCTTGCAGATTTTAATTTCATGAATATTAGTGCAGATGAAATTTATGAGAAAGAATTTACGAAAGTTTTTTGTCCTGCTGGGGTTGGACACTATATTGGTTTGCAAGTGCATGATATTGGAAATACTATAAGTGATGAATATGGAACTGCACATAACATGTCAATAAAACATCCTTTTTTACGATTAAATAAAAATATCGAAGAAGGAAATGTTTTTACTGTTGAGCCAGGTGTTTATGTTATCGATCAGCTTTTGAAAAATCATCTTGGAAAAAAAGAGTTTAACTGGGATGTTATTTCTCATTTTAGAGCTTATGGAGGAGCTAGAGTTGAAGACTCGGTATACATCAAAAAAGATGAAGTTGAAAACCTTACTCGCCCTTACTTACCCTAGGAAATTTAGGATAAATTGAGCTTTAAATGCTTTGTCCTTATATAATTTATCTTCAATTACTAAAATAACTATTATACTAATAATAGTTATTTTAGATTCTTCTACTACAAACAAAATTACTTTATACTTATTGAATAGGAATAAAAAGATTTTCAAGCTTCAAGTACATAAAAATGTAAAGATATTTTTATTTATAAAATAGAAAACTTGATGCTTATTTCAATAACAACTTCTATGGTATTTTATATTAAAAGATACTCTTTCAAAGATACAGGATATATTTTTTATTACTAATTAAAAAATAGTGCTTAGAGACTTGCTTTATATATAATTTATAATATTATTATGATTGGTTTAAATGTTAGCATTAAATGTGAAAGTAAATTATAGGATGGGGTAGTTTTTACTATAATTATTTAATTATAAGGAAAAGACATGAAAAAATTGCTGTATATAATTTTATTACTTTCTTTTTTTATGAGCTCTACTTTATCTGGGAAGATTATTAAAATTGCAATTATTTCTGACA
Coding sequences within it:
- a CDS encoding ABC transporter permease, with translation MLSYIIKRLLWAIPTLLGVSLLVFSMVHMAPGDPALVMLGEHASAQSVAELREQLGLDKPLYEQYFMFVTNALQGDFGTTLGSGEPVIDEFMERFPATVELAVFSMFFAVIVGLFAGIISAVKRYSIFDYAAMSTALAGVSMPVFWLGLMLIYFFSVELGWLPVSGRLGYEFDIEGPTGLYLVDSLLIKDYDAFWDAFKHLILPSIALGTIPMAIVARMTRASMIEVMKEDYIRTARAKGCSRMQVIMVHALKNALLPVLTVIGLMVGTLFAGAILTETTFSWPGIGKWLINAVNQRDFPIIQSTTLIIASMFVIVNLIVDVLYAVVNPRIRLS
- a CDS encoding ABC transporter permease; protein product: MNEENKILEFYKQFRKNKSALVGLYIVVVLISCALFAPFIAPYDPLIQNLDNRLIPPMWTELGSAAHILGTDDFGRDLFSRVVYGARISLTIGVVSVSISLVFGLLMGATAGYFGGLIDILIMRVVDIMLSIPAILLAIVIVSILGPDLMNAMIAIGIVGIPTFARIVRASVLAEKEKEYVIASRINGSSSFRLITKVVLPNCTTPIIVQASMGFASAVLEAAGLSFLGLGAQPPTPEWGAMLADSLQFITTASWMIVYPGLAIFLTVMGFNLVGDGLMDVLDPKMKDR
- a CDS encoding ABC transporter ATP-binding protein, with the translated sequence MLLSVKNLKTQFFSEKGVNTAVDSISFDLEEGKTLCIVGESGSGKSMTSLSIMGLVDEPGRVTAGEILFKGSDLLKKSDDEMRAIRGKEIAMIFQEPMTSLNPSYTVGYQIDEVLRLHKKDLNKVQRKEKVIELFNLVGIPMPEDKYNEYPFKLSGGQRQRVMIAMSMACEPKLLIADEPTTALDVTIQAQVLELMNDLKRKKGTSILFITHDLAVVAQMADEVIVMYRGHVVEQASVKELFDNPKHPYTKALLNSIPIPGKVKRKSRLDTVDENVNYLDFPKEIR
- a CDS encoding ATP-binding cassette domain-containing protein — translated: MSKEKIFEIKNLEKTYAISKGLFSSPLLINAVNKISFDVYKGETYSIVGESGCGKSTTAKLLLNIEQPSSGQIFFKGKDISTFNDAEWKEYRKKVQIIFQDPYSSLNPRWTVGKIIAEPLELNTTLSKKEIVAEVYEIMKRVGLEKDWYDRYPHQFSGGQRQRIGIARALVLKPEVIVCDEPVSALDVSIQAQVLNLLLDLQEEFSLTYVFISHDLSVVEHISDRIMVMYFGDIVELSSVEELFSNPKADYTKRLLGAIPTI
- the pepQ gene encoding Xaa-Pro dipeptidase — its product is MKELYKEHLSKILSVLNKTMQKNEYDEIILYSGEAKTIYLDDNKYPYKVYTNFKYLLPVLKNPHSFIRYKRDEKPELIVFQKVDYWDSQPKELEGEWTEFFNITYYHSLADMKNVLPSNLKNTAFLGEEINRFKDFSFKSLNDYSLIHALHFSRTIKSTYEVECMRKANKLASKAHNAARTAFLEGKSELETHLLYLKALSYKEEEVPYTNIVAFDESAAILHYVDYKTHEYDAKSFLLDAGASFRGYHADITRTHVKKGHESFSDLIQAVDESCLNIISKIKINMNYEVLQEQMHLDTAQILADFNFMNISADEIYEKEFTKVFCPAGVGHYIGLQVHDIGNTISDEYGTAHNMSIKHPFLRLNKNIEEGNVFTVEPGVYVIDQLLKNHLGKKEFNWDVISHFRAYGGARVEDSVYIKKDEVENLTRPYLP